The Bdellovibrionales bacterium region TATTGTCTCGCTTGCAACGGATATCGCCAAGAATAAAGAAACGACACTCTTTGCTTGTGGCATGGGACCAAATCAATTTTTTAACGCTGATTTAAAGGATAGGGCGATTTTTCTGGTAGCTGCTTTGACTCGCAATGTTGGCTTTCCCGGAGGAAATGTTGGCAGTTATGCGGGTAACTATCGAGTTGCTCTCATTGGCGGGGAACCTCTCTATGTTCTAGAGGATCCCTTTAATCCTCAGTTGAAAGCGGGCGAAAAGGTTCCTCTAAAGAAGACATTTCATTATGAGTCTCTTCATTACTTCAACTACGGGGATCGGCCCCTAAGAAAAGGCAATAAGCTTTTCACAGGGGAGGGACACACTCCTGCTCCAACGAAGGCGATGTGGCTGAACAATTCCAATTCAGTGATTGGAAATATTAAGTGGCATTTCGATGTTGTGAACAACACACATTGCCTAAAGTTGAATTCCATTTTGTTATGCAGATTGGTGGTGGACGGGGTCTTGTGAATATGCAGATCTTGTGTTCGCCTGCGATAGTTGGGCGGAGTTCAAGCAACCAGATTTGACGGCATCTTGCACCAATCCCTTCGTGCAGGTATTTCCCACGAACGCCGCTCCCACGCATTTTGACACTGAGAACGATGTCAACATTATTGCCAATGTTTCTAAGGCTCTCGGCAAGTTGGTCGGTGAGCCTCGCACATGGAGCAAATGTAAAATTTGTCCTTGAAGGTAAAGTTGAAGAATATTTGCAGCGAATTGTGGATGGCTCCTTTACTTTGAATGGATATAAATTTAAGGATCTTGAGGCCAAAGGCAAAGGAAGGGTTCAGCCTGATGAACAATCGAACCTATCCTCGGATTTCTTCCTACGAGCAAGCAAAGTCTGAGGTACCGTGGCATTACCAAGTCTGGTCATCTGGAGTTTTATCGACCAGAGCCAGAGTTCTTGAGCATGGAGAAAATATTGTCGTTTACCGGAGAGCCGATCCGATTCTACCACTATAGGCCAAACGTCATTGTTGGACAGCGGCACGAAGGCATTCGGCCAAAGGGTCCAGAGCAGTATGGTTTAAAGCGCAGTGATCTCTCTGTTGAAAGTCGACAAGTCAGAAACGTGCAAATGACAGGGGGCAGTTAGTAAAATCAAAGCATCGCTTAAAATTAAAATGTACACTCACGTATATCACACGCCCAAATATCGTCATGGTGCGCACCACAGCTGTCGATACCGATTTTACTTCAGTTTGGTTTGGACCATTCGGAGATGTCTATCGTCGCGACAAACGGATGCCATCGGTCGTGGAGGGCTAGATATCAATCCCCGCGATGCAAGAAAATTGGGAATTGACGATGGTGACTACGTCTACATCGATGCTGATCCAGAAGATCGTCCTTTCCGGGGGGCAAAGAAGGGAACTGAGGAGTATAAGGTTGCACGACTGATGCTGCGTGCTCGCTATTATCCCGGCACTCCTCCAGGAGTGGCTCGCACTTGGCACAACATGTATGGTGCGACTTACTCGACGGTGAAAGCCCATGAAAGCCGCAAAGATGGTCTCGCAAAAAGCGAAGAGACCAATTACCAGTCTATGTATCGCTATGGAAGCCACCAGAGTGCAACGCGGGCTTGGCTGAGACCCACATTGATGACTGATACTCTTGTGCACAAAGGAATGTTTGGACAGCAGATTGAAAGGGATTTGCCTCGGACATTCATTGCCCTGTTGGAGCGCCTCGCGAGTCCTTTGTAAAGATCACTAAGGCGGAGAGTGGAGGCATGGACGGAAAAGGCAAGTGGCGTCCCGTCGCACTGGGTTTTCGGCCGACTTACGAAAATAAGGCGATGACAGAGTATGTCAAAGGAAAATTTCTTAAGAAAAAATCATAAGTAAGAGTGGGAGATAATCATGGCAAAGGTGAAGAACTGGCAAATTAATCGAGAAATGGAATATCCTTACGAGGAACACCATCCAAAGCGGCAGTGGTCCATCGTTTTTGACCTGAACAAATGCATTGCCTGTCAGACATGTTCCCTCGCTTGCAAGACAACTTGGACCAGCGGTAAGGGACAAGAATATATGTTTTGGAACAATGTGGAGACAAAACCTTATGGGTCGTATCCACTGGCATGGGACTTTCGGGTTTTAGAGCAGCTAGGGCAACAGGAATGGAAAAAGAAAGAGCCTTATTACGGAAAGACAATTTTTGAGGCTGCACAGCCTGAAGAAATCGCCGCTCATTTTGAACCAAAAGATGAGGATTGGATGTATCCGAATATGGGCGAAGATGATTGCGCTGGAACAGTTGTCGGCGGGGATCATATTTCAATGCCTCATAATAAATGGTTCTTTTATCTTCCCCGGACCTGTGCTCATTGTACCTATCCGGCCTGTTTGGCGGCTTGTCCCAGAAAGGCGATTTACAAGAGGGAAGAAGATGGCATTGTGCTCATTGATCAGTCCAGATGCAAAGGCTATGGCGAATGCGTTAGGGCCTGTCCCTACAAGAAATCAATGTACAACACCTATACGCGGGTCAGTGAGAAGTGCGTTGGTTGTTACCCTGCTGTTGAGCAAGGTTATCAACCGATGTGTGTGCAAAATTGCATTGGCAAAATTAGGATCATGGGTTTTATAAATCCTCCTTGGAAAGCCTGAAACGATAATCCCGTCGATTATTTAGTTCATAAGAAGGGTATCGCTTTGCCGTACTACCCTCAGTTGGGACTTGAAACAAATATTTATTATATTCCGCCCATTCATGCCGATCGAAACTATTTAACTCAAATGTTTGGACCAAATGTAGAAACGGCAATTAACAACTATCAGTCCTTGAGAGATGATCCTGTTGCTCAGGGGCTTTTGGTGCTCATGGGTAGCAGTGATCGCATTCTTCATCGCTTTGATGTCGTAAAAGGCTGGGCGACGGGCTACGACGAGAAAGGCGATAAAATTGTGAGCGTTCCAGTTAATGAAGCTTTGATTGAACGTCCGGCGTTTGATGAAGCGAGGGGATTAATTCGAGGAAATACTCCTTAGGTCGAAGACGAAAGGTGAGTGGAATGAAAAATACTATGGTGAGAACAATTGCGTTTGCTATGTGTTGTGGTTTCTTTGTTGGATCTTCCGGAGCCGATATTTTGGCAAAAAATGTGAAGGCAGATCTGTCAAAAATATCTCAGGCTGATTCTCTCTGGAAGGATGCAAAACAAGAAGAAGTGTCCTTGATGGCTCAGCCCATGGTTGCCCCGAGACCAAAGACGACATCGACTCCAGCGCTGAGGGTTCAGGCAGTTCATGAGGAAAATGGATTTCTTTTCGCTTGCGTTGGGCAGACAAGCAGCGACGAAGGCGGAAAGACAATGGAGTTTTCTGATGCTCTCGCCATTCAGTTTCCCGGCAATGAGGGGCCCCACCGCCGATTTTATGGGAACCAAAGATAGTCCGGTTCATATTTTTCATTGGCGTGCTCAGTATCAGTATGATCAAGAGCATGGGAAAAAGGAGATGAAGGACATTTATCCGAACATGAGTATCGATATCTATCCGATGGAGTTTGCAGACATGGGGTCTCTCAAAGGCGTTACCGAGGCAAAGAGAGAACAGTTTTCATACGGCCGAGCCGCTGGAAATCCTCAGTCTTACAGAAAAAATTCGGTCGACGAGATCTTTGCAGAAGGGTTTAGCACGAGCGCCGTGATCGAAAGTCCGCATTCTTATGGGAAGGGTGAGTGGAAAAATGGAGAATGGACTTTGATACTCGGAAGACAAATGACAACTGAGATTGGCTCGAAACTAAGTGCTGGAAACGACAGCAACGTGGCATTTGCCATTTGGGAGGGCGGTCATGGTGAAGTCGGATCGAGAAAGTCTGTTACGATGTCTTGGACCCCTCTAAAAATCGAGAAGTAAAAAATGAACATGAATGATAGTACTTTTAGAATATCTGAATTTGTGCTCGCCTCTTTATTGACCTCCTATCCAGACGACGGCTTTGCGGAAGATGTGAAGCTTGTTTTGGATCAAGAGCCTGACATTGTAACAACTGTGTTGCGACAGCGAATGGTTGATATTTTGCGGAGTGAGGAGATGGATGATCTTCGCTCGGAGTATTTGGCGCTTTTTGATAGTGGTCGAGGCATTGCACCTCTTTATGAGACCGAGTATGGGAGACAGCGAGCTCTTTTTAAGGCCAATGAGTTGGCGGCCATATCTGGCTTTTACCATGCTTTTGGATTTGAGTTGGGCGGAGAAGACAGTCTGAGAGAAATGGCTGATCATATTTCTGTAGAACTAGAGTTCTACGCGCTCCTACTCATGAAGCAAAGTAGTCTTGAGGATATTGGCGACAAGGAAGGAGTCGAAATTGTCTCTTCGGCTCGCAAGAAGTTTTTGCGTGATCATGTGGGCAGGTTTGTTCCCTCGATTTTGGAACGACCGGGCGTTAGCGAGAGCGAGACATACGGAGATATTCTTCGATTCTGTGATCAATTGCTACGAACCGAATGCTCGGAGCTTGGAGTTTCCCCAGATAAGGCGAATTGGATTGAAGGGGAGCAGGGCGACGCCGAAGTCACTTGCGGAGTTGAAGCGGGCTGTGCTAAGTAGACCAAAATAGAATAACGAGTTCTCGAATTCTTTCACCTAAATCGATCTTTTGGCAGGGTGGCTGAATCGTCCGAAGTAACAGAATCGGACTGGGGTCTGGAGCGGAAACCCTTAGGCCTCCCTTGTTTGGAAAGGGGATATGGAAAGTTACGTGTAACGGATTCATTTTCTAGACAGTTTCGGTATTTGCGACTTTCGGTCACCGATGTGGTGTAATTTCGCTGCACATATTGTTTGCCTGATGGATATCAGAAGACCCATGAGACTCGCGAAAGTGAGATGACAGTCAAAGAGATTCGAAAGCTCTGTGAGGGTTTTGATCTCTTGGGTTTTGAAAAAATCCGCCTGACGGGTGGCGAACCAACTCTTCGAAAAGACCTTATCGACATTGTCTCTGCTGTTTCGGATCTGTCCAATTTAAAAATTTTGGCTCTCTCCACAAACGGTCACAATCTTGACAAGCTGGCTCGACCACTTCGTGAGGCTGGGGTGAATGCGCTGAATGTGAGCCTGGATAGTTTGGATCCTGTTCGCTTCAAAGCGGTGACGGGCAGTGGGCGTTTTGATTCGGTGATGAGGGGAATCGAGTCAGCTCTTGAGAGCGGATATGATTCAGTCAAGGTTAACGCGGTATTGCTTCGCGGAATTACTGAATTGGATATTTCGGGCTTTATTGAATGGGTCAGACGAGACCTATTTCTGTTCGATTCATTGAACTGATGCGCACAGGTCGAAACCTTGAATTGTTTGAAAAAAGGCATTTCAGCGGATCGGAGCTGCAGTTGATTTTAGGCCAAAATGGCTGGACGGCCGTCGAGCGCAGGAGTTTAGCGGGACCTGCTGTTGAATTTTGTCATCCGGATTATCTGGGTCGTATTGGCTTGATTGCCCCATATTCTAAGGATTTTTGCAATACCTGTAATCGATTGCGGGTCTCCTCCCCGTGGGGTTTGCGATTATGTCTTTTTGGCGAAGGTGATTATTCACTTCTGCACTATTTGGATCAAGACGGCTCTGCAGAGCTTGTGGCAGAGGAAGTGAGGTCTCAGATTCAAATGAAACCTTCTTCTCATTTCTTAAAGCAGGGAAAATATGGAAATACATGGAACCTCTCCTCAATTGGTGGCTAATTTTAAAATGATTGATGTGGGACAAAAAATGGATACTCGCCGGCGTGCGCTGGCTAGCGGTCATTTTTTCGCACGCAAAGAGACTATTCGTCAAATTGTTGAAAAAAAAATACCAAAAGGAGATGCCATCGCCTTGGCTGAGGTCGCGGGCATTCAGGCTGCGAAAAATACGGCCTCTCTGTTGCCACTTTGTCATCCTCTGCCACTTCATTCTGTTCGGGTTTGGACTGAGCTGAAGGAAGACTCGATCATTGTTTTTTGTGAGGCCATTACCACGGGAAAACGGGTGGAAATGGAAGCGCTCACGGGGGTGAGTACGGCTCTTCTTTGTATATATGATTTAACAAAGGTCATTGATCCTGTCCTTCGTATTGGAAATATTCAACTGGAGTTGAAGGAAGGAGGAAAATCGGGATTTTGGGAAAATCCTCATCGCAGTCAGTCTCGAGACATACCTGAGGTTGCCTCGTTGGCCGCAATCGTCCCTGCCACTTCACTCTGCTCTCACTCTCAAGATTTTAGGAAAATGCGTGTGTTTACTGACAGTCAGTGATCGCTGTTCACGGGGAGGGCGAGGACAAGTCTGGTCCAGTGATGCAGGATTGGTTTGGCGCGAAGGGAGCAGAAATCCTGGCTCGCTCGATCGTTCCAGATGAGGTCGGTGAGATAGAAATGACCATTGAGAATTGGATGAAAAATGAACGTCCTCATTTGATTATCAGTAGTGGAGGAACGGGACTCGCGCCGAGAGATGTGACTCCAGATGCTTTACTTCGATTGAAAGATCGCTTTCGGGGCAGAGAAATTTCTGGAGTTGGAGAATTATTGCGCTCATCGGGTTCTTTGAAAACAGCCATGTCTTGGTTGAGCCGGTCTCTGGGATTGCAAATTCTTGACTCAATTATCATCGCTCTCCCAGGGAGTCCAAAGGCTGTTCGAGAGGGATTGGATGCTCTCGCTCCACTTTTGGCGCATATGATTCACATTCAGAAGGGTGGAGATCATGTTCGAGAGAACCGAACAGTTTAGTTTTCGAAATTTAGTGACTCGTAATATTTTTGGTTCCTTTCGGATTCGGCCGTCCTCTTTCCCTTTGCTTGTGCTCTTTGGGGGCGAAAGGAACTCTGTCTCCCGTCATGCTTTTTTGAGTGCGGGCTTGACCCATATTTTTTGCGGGATATTTTTTTCGGATTCCAATGCCAGTTCAACCCCTCAAATCCATCACGATTGCGGCACTCGCAGTGGGTGCCACTGGCTCAGAGATAAGGGTGAGTGCTGCCTCCTTGGGCCTCATTTGTCTTTTGCTTAACCTGTGTCGGTTTGATTCCCTTATGGAGCGGATACCCATTCGGATCATTCATCAGGTTCAGCTGGGACTTGGTGTCCTGCTCCTGCTCCAGGGCTGGCGAACCTTGGGATCTGGAACTGAGTCTGTTGTGGTTTTTGCAATTGTTCTGAGTGCACTTTTTTTGTTGTTACCCGAATGGAGGGACTTCCTTAATGGGTCTTTTGCTGTGGCAGGCATGGTCTATGTGGGGGCACACAGCTTTATGCAGGGAAATCCCTTGAGAGAGAGTTTGCAAAAATACGGAAGAGCTGCGTCCCTTGATTGTTTTAGGATTGGTTCTTCCGCAGCTTGCCTTGACGTTCATGAACTCTGTTCTTGGCACCCAGGCAGCTGCAAAAGTTTATTTTCCTGAGAGTTCAAGCCGAGTGACCGTGCGTTCACTGCTTGGTTTTATTGGACTAGGAAATATTCTTGTCGCGGCAGTTGGGGGACTTCCTTTTTGTCACGGAAGCGGAGGATTGACGGCGCACGTGAAGGGAGGCTCGTCCAAGTGGTGGTCTAACTTAATCATTGGTGGTTTTTTGCTTCTGCTTGCGGCTCAATCTTGGTTCTTAGGATCTGCGAACCTTGAGGTCCCGGTAATTTTGGTGGGGTCTTTGTTGTTTGCCACTGGGGTTCATAATTTTTCACTGGTTCGTGAAACGGCATTGGTCAATTCAGGTCGTTTGCGTCTTGGCTTTGCCTTTTTTTTAGCTTTCATCAAACAAAATTTATTATGGGTCCTGGTGGGTGCTCTATTTTTGGAAGCAATAGAGTTTATTTTAGGATTTTTCGGAAAGAGGTCGCCTCCTCCACAGAACTGGAAAGAATGATATCTTACAATGAAGCCGTAGCTGTTTTAAAGGAAATTGCACTTCAATCTCCCGTCAAGGAGGAAGAGTGCTCGCTTCGATTGGCCACAGGGAGGGTTTTGAGCCGGGAGGTAGTGGGATTTGAAGATGTCCCACATTTTGATAATTCTGCAATGGATTGGTTTTGTCCCTGAGTCTCAAGGGGAGACTCAAGATGCTTCGGAGAGCAATCTCTTTCGCGTTCCCGTATCAACTTTTTTAGCGGCAGGAGATGTCTTCGAACTCAATTCTCAAATTGATCAATTGGCATCCATTGAAATCATGACGGGGGCGCCTTTGCCAAAAGGGAAATTTGATAGTGTGGTGAGAATTGAGGACGTTGAGGTTCTTCTCAGAAACGGCGAGAAAGAAATAGTTCTTCATAGGCCGCTCCGCCATTTGGAAAATGTACGATTGCAGGGGAGTGATTTTCGTGCGGGCGATAGGATCGCTCAAAAGGGAGAATTCATCGGGGCCCAGCATCTCATGGCTTTTCGAGTCTGGGCATAGATAAAGTTTGGACGAGAAAGCCCTCAAGGTGGCAGTTCTAGCGACGGGCAAGGAATTGATAGAGATTGGCCGAGAGCGCACAAATTCTGCTCAAATATGGAATTCATCCGGCCCTCTGCTAATGGCGGCATTGAAGGAATTGGGTTGTGAAGGAGTGGACCTGGGAATTGTGGCCGATGATGAGCCCGAAACATTTAAGTCCCTTCTGAGGCAGGGCTTGCAAGAGGGCGTAGATTTGTTTCTCAGCACGGGAGCCGTTTCAAAGGGTAAACACGATTTTGTCGTCGAAGCGCTCAAGGAAGTGGGTGCAGTGGTTCATTTTCATAAAGCTGCGATTCGACCTGGAAAGCCGATTTGCTTTGCTGAATTTCCAGACGAGAAGGCTGCATTCTTTGGATTGCCCGGAAACCCAGTCTCTACAGTTGTGGGTTTTCGTTTTTTTGTTGAACCTTATCTTCGTGCTCGTCTTGGATTGGGGATGGAGAGAGGAGTGGGAGCAGGCTTAGATAAGGATGCAAAAAAACCGGAAGGATTGCGATGTTTTTACAAGGGGAGAGCTTACCTTACTTCTGATAACGAAATTCAGGTAGAGAGATTCTGGAGGGACAAGCCTCTTACGTCGTGAGCAGTCTCCTTTCAGCTAACTGCTGGGTGGTGCTTCCTGAGGAAGGGTCTTCACTTTTGGCTGGGTCTCGAGTACAAATTTTCCGCTGGATTATTCATTTCGAAAGGGAATTTTGTCATGATCTCGATCGATCTTCGATTATTTGGATCTTTTCGAAAATACAGTGACCATCCGATCATCAATATAGAGCTGTTATCAAAATGTGATGTTTTGGCATTAAAGCAAATCATTGCCGGGCGCCTGAAACAGATAAAGCCTGATCTGGGTGAGCCTGACTTGGTTTTTGACTCTGCTCTTGCCAATGAAAGAGAGATTCTAAAGGATCAGGATGAAATCACTCAGTCTTGCACTCTGGCAATTTTGCCTCCAGTGTGTGGAGGGTAGAATGATGACTGAGCCTATTTTATGTAAGATCACGAGCAGAGGTAATTTGTGAAGACGAAGTCTTTCAATTTGTAAAGACACCTCAGCATGGTGGAATGAATTTCTTTTGGTGCTGTTCGGGATTTTAATGGTGGCAAGAATGTTGTTGCAGTTAGCTATGATGCTTTTGAACCCCTAGCTGAGCAAGTTTTTCGGGACATTGCGGGAGAGGCTTGCCAGAAGTGGGGAAATGAGCTTCGTATTTACATCGTGCATCGTGTGGGAAAATTGCTTTGCGGAGATACCAGTGTTGGAATCGGCGTGAGTTCGCGACATCGTGACGAACCTATCAGGCCTCCAGTTATGTCATTGAAAATATCAAGCACCGAGCTCCAATATGGAAAAAGGAATTTTATGAAAATGGAGAAACGGAATGGTTGAAGGGTCACGCCTTGTGTCAGCGTACCCACGGAGCGAGTCAAACGCCGGAGCTTCGATGAGGGGTTGGGGCGTTGTTTTGGCCGGTGGCAAGTCCACACGTATGGGACAAGATAAGAGAACTTTGAGTTGGCAGGGAGAAACACTTGACCCGGTCAAAGCGAATTTTGTCTGAGGTCGTTGGGGCTGAGAGAGTATTAGTCAGTGGGGGCCCTCCCGGCTCTGATTCCTGTCCCGATTTGATAGCGGAGCTGGGGCCTTTGGGAGGGCTCTATTCAATCTTGGAGAGGCTAAAAGATGAGGGGGAAACTTGGATTCTTTTTATTCCAGTAGATATGCCTTTGATCAAAACTGATCTTTTGTCGTTTTTAGTGAGGGAGTGGGAGAGGCTTTTGATTGATCAGGCCAAGGCCGAGACCTGCGGTCTGCAGTTTGAAGGCTTTGAGCTCCCAACAGTTTTACGAGTTGATTCTAAGTTAAGGAATATTATTTCCTCTCTCTGTGATCCTGGGACAGCGGAGGGACAGCGATCCTTTAAAAATTTGAAATTTTGTATAAATATGAAATCAGTCGCGATCCCGGCAGATAGGCAGACCGCGTTCGTGAATATCAACAACAAAGACGATTGGATGAGTCTTCAGGGAGGATAGATGAACTTGCGGTTTGATGAGGAGGGCCTTCGAGTGAGATTGCTGCCAAAGGAGCTTCACCAATTTGCTTTGGAAAAAAAGCTTGTTGCTCAATTTCCTGTGACTTCTGAAGCAAAGCTTCGATTGGAGCTGGAAATTGCCCCGGCCCTTTGCTTGAAGGCGGATGGACTAAGAATTTTGGTGGGAATTCCAGTGGGCTACGTACAACAGCTTTCAAATGCGATTCAATCGGCAAATAAATCATCTCTCGAAGTCCACGAGAAGATTTCAGGAGTTAGCCTTTCAATTGAAGTTGATTACTTTGAGGCCCGAAAGGATAATCGTGAACAGGGTAAATTGTCTTGTAGAAAGCAGTGGGGATTCGATGTCGGATATAGATCCTATAAAGAAAAAGTGTGATCCAAGGGATATTGCGTTCAAGGCGCTTTTTTTGGGTGCACAGGCTGAGAATGGACCCTGGTTTCAGAAAAAGTGGCAAGAGATTTTGGCGCGTTGGATAGAGTGGAGAAAGGATTTGTTTCCTGAGGATGGTCCTGTCATATCCAAGGACGATCAGAGAGTCAGTCAATTTCAAAAATCACAATCAGAAATTGATGTCTATGTCGATCGATTGTTTCACCTGTTGGAGGGAGAAACTCCCAAATTTACTCCCCGTTATCTCGGACACATGGTTTCAGAAACATCAATGCCAACTCTATTGGGTCATGTGACGGCTCTTTTGCATAATGCAAACAATACCTCAAAGGAATCTTCGAAAATTGACATCGAATTGGAAACCGAAGCCATTTGTGATTTGCTTAAAATGGTTGGATTTAATATCAAACAAGGTCAGGGACACTTTACCTCCGGCGGGACCCTTGCAAATCTGGAATCGATGTGGCGAGCTTTGTTTCGTTTGGATCGGAACATGGCATTGGGTTTGTATCTGATGGAGAGAGGTGCTTTTTCTCCAAATAAATCAGTTTATTCCTGGTCTTTGGGATGGAGTGAATTGGAGAAAATATGGCCACAGAGCGATGGTCGGGCAGTTGATTTGAGTGGATACAGTTTGTTGGAACAAGGTCCCTGGAAGTTCCAAGAAAACTTTGTTCGCGTGACAGGGAGATCCTTTCAGACACCCTTGATTGTCGTTCCAGCGAACCGTCATTTTTCTTGGCCAAAAATAATATCGATGTTGGGCCTCGGAGCTTCATCGCTCGTGGAGGTGCCACTTGATAGTGGCGGACGCATGAGCATCACGGACTTCAGGGAGATCATTTCTTCTGCTCTTTCGAATGGACAGCCTCTTCTCGGAGTTGTTTCCGTACTTGGCACCACGGAACTTGGAGCCGTGGATCCCGTCGATCAAATTCAGGATTATCTGGACGATCTGAAAAATCGCGTGGGTGTAGATATATGGCATCACGTGGATGCAGCATATGGCGGATATTTTGCCACGATGTCAGAGGGATCGGATCAAAGTCTGAGCCTAGGCTCGATTACAAGCAAGGCCATTTCCGCTCTGGGGCGAGTTCATTCCATTACCATCGATCCTCACAAGCTGGGTTATGTGCCTTACGCCTGTGGTGCTATTTTGACAAAGGACTTGCACCACTATCAAGTGAAATCATTTTCTGCTCCCTATTTGATGGGGTACAAGGCAAACCGATGGGCCTACACGATAGAGGGATCGCGTGCGGCGACTGGGGCCGCAGCCACTTGGATGGCCAATCGAACGCTTCCGTTAAATGCAGATGGGTATGGTCGGATTTTGGAGAAGGGAATTCGAGGGAGGAATCGCCTTTTACAATTGTTGGAAGTATTGAAGGAAGAGGTCATCATAGTTCCCTCGCATGATTTGAATTTGGTTTGTTTTAGCCTTGGTCGCAAGGGCGAAAAATTGTCGACAGTAAATGATCGCACTCTTCGTGTTTTTGAAAAGTTTGTTGCGAGTCCAACTTTTTCTGTCTCTAAAACGACGATGAAGAGGTCTTCCTACACGAAGTTGATCGATAAGATTCTTATCGACCAGCAGATCCAAGCTGACGATGATAATTTGGTGTGCCTAAGAGCTGTTTTGATGAATCCATTTACAAGTTCAAAGGAAAGCCGGGTTGATTTCCTTAGGGAATTTACAGAGGAATTAATGAGTCACAACAAACGAGTTTTGCTTGAAGTTGACTCGGAAAAGGGCGCTTGAGATGAATAGATCCTCAGATGAATAGATATATTCGTCAGACAGTTTTAAAAGATCTTGGCCCATCAGGGCAGAACGCACTCAGTGAGGCAAAAGTGCTGATCCTTGGCTGTGGAGGTCTCGGTTCTCCAATCGCTCTTTATTTGGCCGCAGCCGGAGTGGGTCGTATCGGATTGGTTGATGGGGATTTGGTGGAGCTGAGCAATCTTCAGCGCCAGATTCTTTATGCTGAGAAAGATGTCGGACGAGAGAAGAGTCTGGCCGCGACCGAACGGATCCGAAGTATTAATTCGAGTGTGAGAGTTGATACCTACTCCAGGAGATTCGAGGGGTCATGGGCTTTGGATGTTGTTCCAGATTATGATGTGCTTGTGGATGGCACAGACAATTTCTCTGCAAAATTCTTAATCAATGATGTTTCCCTCAAATTGCAGAAGCCTTTGGTTCACGGCTCAGTTTCAGAATTTGAAGGTCGCTTCGGGACGTTTTCAGGAAAGAAAGGTCCCTGTTACCGCTGTTTGTACCCCAAAAGCCCCAAGTCCTCGGTGCAAAATTGCCAGGAAGCCGGAGTGCTTGGTGCGGTCGTTGGAGTGGTTGGAGTTTGGCAGGCCCTGGAATGTCTTAAGGTCATATTGGACTTAGCAGGAATTGGGAGGCTGAATCCCGAATATGGCAGGATTTCAATTGTTGATTTTTTTGATAACAGCTTTCGGTCTCTTGAAGTTCCTCAAAGGGAAAACTGCCTTTGTCATCTGGATCCCTCCCAAATTGAAATACAGGAAGAAGCGCAGTTTCTCTGTGTGAGTTCTAAAACTTCACCAGCGAGCTTGTCATGGGCCGAGGCACAGGAACTAGAGGGCGCCCATCTTTAGATGTTCGGGAACTTTCGAAGTCAGTCAAGGTATGATTCCAGAAGCCCGGCATTGGCCCCTCAGTAAAATGGAAAACAATGAATTTCCGGCATTTATTAAAGATGGAGATCATTGGGTGGTGTATTGCGCTAGCGGGTTTCGATCTCAGCGTGCGGTGGCCTTCCTGGAGCAGCACAATCAAACTTTTTCGAAGGCGAGATTTTATAATTTGGCTGGCGGGATACTCTCCCTTCCAAGTTTC contains the following coding sequences:
- a CDS encoding MogA/MoaB family molybdenum cofactor biosynthesis protein — its product is MQDWFGAKGAEILARSIVPDEVGEIEMTIENWMKNERPHLIISSGGTGLAPRDVTPDALLRLKDRFRGREISGVGELLRSSGSLKTAMSWLSRSLGLQILDSIIIALPGSPKAVREGLDALAPLLAHMIHIQKGGDHVRENRTV
- the moaC gene encoding cyclic pyranopterin monophosphate synthase MoaC; protein product: MEIHGTSPQLVANFKMIDVGQKMDTRRRALASGHFFARKETIRQIVEKKIPKGDAIALAEVAGIQAAKNTASLLPLCHPLPLHSVRVWTELKEDSIIVFCEAITTGKRVEMEALTGVSTALLCIYDLTKVIDPVLRIGNIQLELKEGGKSGFWENPHRSQSRDIPEVASLAAIVPATSLCSHSQDFRKMRVFTDSQ
- a CDS encoding rhodanese-like domain-containing protein, translating into MIPEARHWPLSKMENNEFPAFIKDGDHWVVYCASGFRSQRAVAFLEQHNQTFSKARFYNLAGGILSLPSF
- a CDS encoding molybdopterin-dependent oxidoreductase, producing the protein MELGLDPDLTYQNMVTLADGKKIKVRTVFGMTVEYLNKNFTPEKTSIVTGAPAKAIVSLATDIAKNKETTLFACGMGPNQFFNADLKDRAIFLVAALTRNVGFPGGNVGSYAGNYRVALIGGEPLYVLEDPFNPQLKAGEKVPLKKTFHYESLHYFNYGDRPLRKGNKLFTGEGHTPAPTKAMWLNNSNSVIGNIKWHFDVVNNTHCLKLNSILLCRLVVDGVL
- a CDS encoding NTP transferase domain-containing protein — encoded protein: MVEGSRLVSAYPRSESNAGASMRGWGVVLAGGKSTRMGQDKRTLSWQGETLDPVKANFV
- a CDS encoding NTP transferase domain-containing protein, with product MTRSKRILSEVVGAERVLVSGGPPGSDSCPDLIAELGPLGGLYSILERLKDEGETWILFIPVDMPLIKTDLLSFLVREWERLLIDQAKAETCGLQFEGFELPTVLRVDSKLRNIISSLCDPGTAEGQRSFKNLKFCINMKSVAIPADRQTAFVNINNKDDWMSLQGG
- a CDS encoding HesA/MoeB/ThiF family protein, which encodes MNRYIRQTVLKDLGPSGQNALSEAKVLILGCGGLGSPIALYLAAAGVGRIGLVDGDLVELSNLQRQILYAEKDVGREKSLAATERIRSINSSVRVDTYSRRFEGSWALDVVPDYDVLVDGTDNFSAKFLINDVSLKLQKPLVHGSVSEFEGRFGTFSGKKGPCYRCLYPKSPKSSVQNCQEAGVLGAVVGVVGVWQALECLKVILDLAGIGRLNPEYGRISIVDFFDNSFRSLEVPQRENCLCHLDPSQIEIQEEAQFLCVSSKTSPASLSWAEAQELEGAHL
- a CDS encoding molybdenum cofactor biosynthesis protein MoaE, producing MSFGAVRDFNGGKNVVAVSYDAFEPLAEQVFRDIAGEACQKWGNELRIYIVHRVGKLLCGDTSVGIGVSSRHRDEPIRPPVMSLKISSTELQYGKRNFMKMEKRNG
- a CDS encoding molecular chaperone TorD family protein, with the protein product MNMNDSTFRISEFVLASLLTSYPDDGFAEDVKLVLDQEPDIVTTVLRQRMVDILRSEEMDDLRSEYLALFDSGRGIAPLYETEYGRQRALFKANELAAISGFYHAFGFELGGEDSLREMADHISVELEFYALLLMKQSSLEDIGDKEGVEIVSSARKKFLRDHVGRFVPSILERPGVSESETYGDILRFCDQLLRTECSELGVSPDKANWIEGEQGDAEVTCGVEAGCAK